The stretch of DNA TTTGAATATTACAGACCCAAGAATCAAATATCTCCTGAAGGAAGACAGCTGCTTTGCAGCCGAGAAAAAGGCCCGTGAGCTCCTGTTTTCCGGCCGTTTTCTGGAACGGATGTTTACGGAAGCAAGTCAGAATGAGACTCTTGCTAGGCACGCCAAAGCGGCAACAGCCGCAGATAGCAGAAACTAAGTTCGGTCGACGCGACGTGACCAACATTCACCACCACTGGCATTTACCATTCACCGACATTTACCAACATGGCGAGCGTCAACAAAGTGATCGCGGCAGTAGAGCGAGAGGTTGGAGAGTTTTTGGAGATTCCAGAGGTGGTCGCGAGAATCCCAGTCCAAGAAGGCATGACTAGACCGCTTTCTGACAATTGTGTTAATGTTGAATTCGGGGTTAGATTGAGATCATTTGCTTATCATTGGCGAACCGTAACTGCTGACGATCCCTTGGTCTTAGACACCGTCGCTAACTGGTTcattatcaaattttttatccgATCCTTTTCAACGCTCGGTGCCTCAAGACGTTGCTATATCTAGTGAAATGCGAGTGGTTTTCCAGACTGAAATGTGAAGTCTGTTTAAAAAAGGGTAATTGAGAAATTACAGATCGATCGGCATGGTTCATTTGTTCATAAAAACAGCCTTATCTGACGGCAAAATCCCACTTTGCGCAGTTGCGTCTATATTAGGTAATTTCACATGGATCGCACCGACCATCCCTTTCGCACAATCCCACTATAAGAATAAACTATAACACTAATAAACTATAAGAAGCCACGTCAGTACTTGCCTACTTGGTTGAGTTTGAGTTttgtatgattttttaaacgtttgACTCAGTAATTGATCAAAAATGTTCTGGGGTCTGGTCCTTCACCCTGGGACTATCCATTCCGAAACTGTTAAAACCTTTATCCAGATTACAAGAGCCTCTCTCGATTTAAGTTCTGAACCTGACGCCGCTCAGGATGTTGTCCTTTGGGTATACAACAGGAACAAGGAATACATTGTATGTTATCTTAGTGCTTACACCAAGCAATTAAGCTTGGATTTGCACTTCCAGGCTGGAgaaaagttttctcttttttgtcttggtCCAGCATCGGTCCACCTCATAGGGTATACTTTGGATAAAGTgatggaggaggaagaagaacatgAAGATGTGGACGAGGAAAAGGTCGCAAAAAAGAGGGCCCAACCCGAGAAGTCCAAAGAAGGAAAAGCCTTGAAGAAAGGGAAGGTTAGTATCCCAGTGGTTGAGGATGATGAAAAAGAGGAACCCAAGCAGCCCTCCCCTAAAAAACCATCCAAAgtccaaaagaagaaggaaaaggagtTACCAGAACCATCAAAGGCTGCTCCTCAACAGCCCCAGATGAGTGCTCCTCCAGCTGTCGGAAAAATTCAGCTGAAGAAAAAAGCTAAtggtttttaaaagaattaactgtttttatgAGACGGAGTACCCATTTTACTGATCACTTTATCTACAATAGCCCAAGTGAAAACTGAAATGCAAAAAGTatgcaaaaagaaatgcaaaaagtATGCATCATTTCTACATCTCTAAATTGAAGAGGCTTGGAGGCAATTTGAGCATAAAATGATCTTTTTCGTCCCGAGCTAGGTCGGATTTAGAGTGGTGGATTCACAATCTTAACGAAATCAATGGCAAAAATTTTCCCCTAAGAACCCCGACATTGAAATCTTTTCAGATGCCTCTTTATCCGGCTCTGACACAGTGTGTAACGACATCACTTCGCGCGGGCCATGGAAAACAGCGCAAGCTAAACTACACATGAATTCACTTGAACTGACTGCCGCTCTGTCAGCACTACAGTATTTTGCAGGGAGCAAGCGAGGCCTATCGCGGATATATTTAGATAACACAACGGCAGTGTAAACATAGAAGGAGGAACAAAATCAAGTGGGGATTTcctggaaaaggaaaaagggggaagagtTTTGGTAGGGGGCGATTAGTCATAGTAGGCTGAGATGCTGCCTGGTTAATGAACAACAGAAacgacaacacacacaaaaaatgaagtaagAAAAGGCTATAGATACTAAATAGAAGGAACTAGTACAGAATGCTAAGAATATTAAAACAAGggatcaaaatgaaaataaataaaatttcaaaattttctgttttttttgggggggggggggtgggtgggttttgttttgtttattaacACTAAAAGTCTCTTTTTCCAGGATTTGTTTTGGGTAGCATTTGTGCCGGAATAAGGCTGTAACacaaattcatattcattgATTgaagttatttaataaatattcctgatcaaacacaaacaacaaacaacaaacatgaaaATTCACAGCATTTTTTTACGGGAAAATACTTGTATCTTATTCTTACCACTACCGTAGTGGTAATGGTTAAAGCCCTTGCAAAGTGACACAGTCTAAGCAAACGAAGTTGATTGACAATAACTTCTTGTCTCATATCTTCGGGAAGTGCGGACAACAACTGATGGATTTACATCTTCTGGTATTTCAAAATTACTCAACAACGATTGGAACTCTCTTTGTTAATGACCTAACGACTCGGTGCTTTCAGGGGTAGtgcttcaataaaacaaaatcacgATATAGCATTtcatacagtacctaccggcGAAGTTGGTACCAACTTCGCCCGTTTTTACATGGcgtcttatggcactacgcgactttagtttttatttttttattagcagCCTAGTTGCTGTAGTGTTAAGATTTTTGGGGAGGGGGTCACTATATAACTGTTAACATGATAAAAAatacgcccccccccctttatgTACATTTCCCTACCCCCTGGAACTGGCGCCATGCGTAACCGATTCGCCGAGCGAAACTTTGGGCAGTTGCCGTGCTTTTCTTATGGCGCTACCAAAAAATGGAccctgttttaaaaaaatcataaaaaaaccCGCTATACTTACGCACTTCTAGCTTTTACTAAAAGATGAAGACTAAGTTTATCTACATTTTAAGTtatccaatttatttttttgttaaagtttagcggtgtaaaaaaaagaaaaagaaaaaaacggcaaaatttCTCGTCTCTGAACAAGAAGTTGCTATGCCTACCACTAGAGAGACTCATCATTCGGAGaaaattttgccgttttttttcttaggtaCTGTAGATTAGacaatattaaaaatcattaccttcagctgaaatttgtTAACggtaaaaatatattgataaagaaaaaaaaatataggctaTAAGGTCTAGCGAAAAGTTGCATCTGTACGTTCACGCCACTTGGTGTCCAATCACTTTAATCTTCCGTCAATCAAGCTGGGTCTTTTTTAGCCACTCAATGTTCTCCATGTGAATTACGAGGCAAaggactttgaaaaaaaaaccctgaaaAACTGAGGATTTAGCCTTATGGGCAAATTCTAGTACGTGAACAGACCACCCCCTCTTCTACCATGATAGACAAGACACCCTTTCTCGCTTATTTTGTGACGAATTATGATGAATCATGAAACGCTggattttgtgttgttgggAAAGATAATTTAGGCGCCAAATCAAATAGTCTTGTAAGTAGTAGTGGTATCCAGCGTTTCACGAATGGGAAGGGAAATTTAACCGTGGACTACTTAAACTAGAGGACGGGTAACTTCAACGATACATATGTCGgctttcatattttttaatttctttcgtttacataactttaaaaattaactacAGTCTTATCAATTATTTCTATGCGTGAAATGTTTAATTTCGAAGATATTTGCATCCGAAATGGGAGGGGTCGGGAAAggtgttcgttggttgtctccacctagcgctcaataatgaaacaaatttcacaCTTTcccgaaagaaataaaaaatatttgtgcgTGTTCCTTACATCTTCTTCGAAATATAGCACTAAATCAAGTAGAAAAATAGTATAGTTCAACCAACGTTGTCAAAACTTTAattcatgaaataaattttaaatttatgtcttcattgtttttatcttttaaaactGTGTTCAGGCGGTATTCGATTGATAATTTAGATCATGTGATCTCTAACAACCAATGGTGTTACTGAAATATTAGTCGCAAGTGGAACCACCTATTACTGTGAAAATCAGCTCATTTAAAACCAATTCGATTGAATACCGTCTGGACACAGCCTTTGATTGTTTTTACCCTTGAAACAAGACAACAGTTTGAAGTGTTGAGCGCTAGGCGGAGACGAACGAACACCTGTCCCTTCCCCCCTAAATTAGAACACAAATATCTTTTAAGTTATTTACTTTACTATCAGGGGGCTTTGGAGActtaaaataagtttttaattctctatcgattgtctcccatttaaaaatattggtaAAAAACCACTCAACAAGATAATATAACACGTCTGGGTAGGAAGAGTGAGCCGTTCTCTAGCTAAAAAGGACCCTATTCTTGCTGCCTATGGCTGCTTACAACCCTGTTTTGCCCTTAGGGCCTAAAAGCGAAAGACAAATGGTGATTTAGATGAAACTCGTCTAAACTTTCAAGAGATTACGTGgggatattttaatttaaaatataaaataaaaaagtgtgagaatcagcgtgaaaaaattattccaattGTATTGAATTCCACCCGCTCCCTCATTCCTGCAAATACCCTATAGATGTCTTTCACTGCTTTATCGGGTGAGTAGGGTTAAGACCGAAGCGGCTGTTGCGCTTTGGTACAACGCCGCTAGGTGCCAACCGTGACGCACGGCAACTTCCTTGACGCGTGGTATACCCTTGATGAATGTCGTGTCTTCCATTGAAGTGGTGACGAATCAACCCACCAAACCATGATGGGTAAAAATATGataccttttctcttttgaccgTTTCtgccaaatttgtttttgatgattcatttttaatttaaagtttatttacctttttatGGTAAGAGCGAACAAGTAAATTTAGATGATTCATTAATGCTCAACTTGGTTAAGttaggttaaaaaaaatggaaattaatgAAAGTTATAATGTGGATAATTCCAGGTTACAATCGGTAGTAGTAAAAGGTAACGAGGAAATTCCTGCTATAAAAGTGGTTCTTGAATTCTTGATGTCGGGGAGTGAGGCTCACTTCATTTTGAGTGCATTTCAGGCACAAAAATTGACGAATACAGGATTAACAGTCGATAATATTCTCAGTGCGAGAGAATATTATTGCTACTGCAATATTGTCGGACATGTAGAGAAGGTGTGCTACAACAAAACTAAAGATTTCAAAAAGGCAAGCGTTTCCGAACAAAAAATCGACTCAGAGAATCAAAACTCTGCCTGCGCAGCGGGACTTCCATCGTCTGGATCACGATCAAGCACCGACTACTTCCTAGACTCTGGCGCGACTCAGCACATCACGGACCAAAAATGGCTGCTTAAAAACCTCAGGACCTTCCCACTCGGATCAAGATGGATCGGAAGTATCGGCCAAACGAAAGTAGACGTACTAGGCGAAGGCGACATGGATGTACTGACATCTGTTAACGGGCTCACTAAAAGCCACACGATCCATGGTGTCCTGTACGCCCCAAACATCGGCATAAACTTGGTATCCGTCGGCGCCATTACCAACAACGGCGCAGAAATCCACTTCACTGGCTCCCAAGCCCTCATTGTTCGAAACTGAGCCATATAGATGACCGCAGAACGCGTTGGAAGGACTCTATACCTCCTGAACATCTCCGTCGTGACAAACGATCTCGCATCAATCGCCCGACCTATCGAGAGCTCAATTCAGGAGTGGCACCAACGCCTGGCTCACCTCGGCTATCGAACCATTATTAAGATGGCAGAAAGCGGTGCTGTGGACGGCCTCAATCTGCAACCGGGGACCCAACCTCCACTGGCACGTTGCCATGAGTGCGCGGTCGGAAAAATGAAACGTCTCGTCTTCCTCAACAGCTCAACTCCAAAAGCCACCCGCATCGGCTCCCTCATCCACAGTGACGTCTGCGGACTAATGCAGGTATCAAGCATAGGCGGCGCACTTTACTATGTGCTTTTTGAAGACGACTCCAGTGGATTCCGCGTTGTACGCTTTATCAAGCAAAAGTCCGAGGTCGCCACCTGCTTCAAAGACTTTGTCAGCCTACTGCACGCTCAAACGGGCCAACTGGTTTCCGTGCTCCGCTCTGACAATGGAGGGAATACGAGAATCACGAATTTCAGGCCTGGCTAAGAAAGAAGGGAATCCGCCACGAAACATCCGTCCGACTCACATCTCAACAGAACGGCGTCGCGGAGAGAGATAACCTAACCCTGATGGAAGGCGCGCGG from Daphnia pulex isolate KAP4 chromosome 4, ASM2113471v1 encodes:
- the LOC124192547 gene encoding 46 kDa FK506-binding nuclear protein-like, with the protein product MFWGLVLHPGTIHSETVKTFIQITRASLDLSSEPDAAQDVVLWVYNRNKEYIVCYLSAYTKQLSLDLHFQAGEKFSLFCLGPASVHLIGYTLDKVMEEEEEHEDVDEEKVAKKRAQPEKSKEGKALKKGKVSIPVVEDDEKEEPKQPSPKKPSKVQKKKEKELPEPSKAAPQQPQMSAPPAVGKIQLKKKANGF